In one Myotis daubentonii chromosome 1, mMyoDau2.1, whole genome shotgun sequence genomic region, the following are encoded:
- the LOC132225954 gene encoding LOW QUALITY PROTEIN: apoptosis inhibitor 5-like (The sequence of the model RefSeq protein was modified relative to this genomic sequence to represent the inferred CDS: inserted 1 base in 1 codon) has product MVTVEELYRSYGILADAMEQVGQHKDAYQVILDGVKGGTKEKRLAAQFIPKFFKHFPELADSAINAQLDLCEDEDASVRRQAIKELPQFATGENLPQVADILTQLLQTDDSAEFNLVNNALLSVFKMDAKGTLGGLFSQILKGENIVRERAIKFLSTKLNTLPEEVLTKEVEELILTESKKALKDVTGEEFVLFMNILSGLKSLQTVIGRQQLVELVAEQADLEQTFNPSDPNCVDRLLQCTQQAVTLFSKNVHSTRFVTYFCEQVLPNLSSLITPVEGLDIQLEVLKLLAELSSFCGDMEKIETNLRKLLDKLLEHMPLPPEEAENGENAGNEEPKLQFSYVECLLYSFHQLGRKLPDFLTAKLNAEKLKDFKIRLQYFAQSLQVYIRQLHLALQGKTGEALKTDKNKIRVVALKITNNINVLIKDLFHIPPSYKSTVTLSWKPVQKVEIGQKRATEDTTSGSPAKKSPAGPKRDARQIYNPPRGKYSSSLGNXYERSLQGK; this is encoded by the exons ATGGTGACCGTAGAGGAGCTCTACCGCAGCTATGGCATCCTAGCCGATGCCATGGAGCAAGTGGGCCAGCATAAAGATGCCTATCAAGTGATATTGGATGGTGTGAAAGGTGGTACCAAGGAAAAAAGGTTGGCAGCTCAGTTTATTCCAAAATTCTTTAAGCATTTTCCAGAATTGGCTGATTCTGCTATCAATGCACAGTTAGACCTCTGTGAGGATGAAGATGCATCAGTTCGACGGCAAGCAATTAAAGAGCTTCCTCAATTTGCCACTGGAGAAAATCTTCCCCAAGTGGCAGATATTCTAACCCAACTTTTGCAAACAGATGACTCTGCAGAATTTAACTTAGTGAACAATGCCCTATTAAGTGTATTTAAGATGGATGCAAAAGGGACTTTAGGTGGCTTATTCAGCCAAATCCTTAAAGGAGAAAACATTGTTAGAGAACGAGCAATCAAATTCCTTTCTACAAAACTTAACACTTTACCAGAAGAGGTCTTAACAAAGGAAGTAGAGGAACTTATACTAACTGAATCCAAAAAGGCCCTAAAAGATGTGACTGGTGAAGAATTTGTCCTGTTCATGAATATACTGTCTGGGTTAAAGAGCTTACAGACAGTGATTGGAAGACAGCAACTTGTAGAGTTGGTGGCTGAGCAGGCTGACCTAGAACAAACCTTCAACCCGTCAGATCCCAACTGTGTGGACAGGCTCTTACAGTGCACTCAGCAGGCGGTAACCCTCTTCTCGAAAAATGTGCATTCCACAAGGTTTGTGACTTACTTCTGTGAGCAGGTTCTACCTAACCTCAGCTCCTTAATTACTCCAGTGGAGGGTCTTGATATACAGTTGGAGGTATTGAAACTGTTGGCAGAACTGAGTTCATTTTGTGGTGACAtggaaaagatagaaacaaatTTAAGGAAACTGTTGGATAAGCTATTGGAGCACATGCCTCTCCCTCCAGAAGAAGCAGAAAATGGGGAGAATGCTGGTAATGAAGAACCTAAGCTGCAATTCAGTTATGTTGAATGTTTGTTGTACAGCTTCCACCAGTTGGGTCGAAAACTTCCAGATTTCTTAACAGCCAAACTGAATGCAGAAAAgctcaaagattttaaaattaggctGCAGTACTTTGCTCAGAGCCTGCAGGTTTATATCAGACAACTTCACTTGGCTCTCCAGGGTAAAACGGGAGAGGCCTTAAAAACAGACAAGAACAAGATTAGAGTGGTTGCATTGAAAATAACAAATAACATCAATGTTTTAATCAAGGATCTCTTCCACATTCCTCCCTCTTATAAGAGCACAGTAACATTATCCTGGAAACCTGTACAGAAGGTTGAAATTGGGCAAAAGAGAGCCACTGAAGATACAACTTCTGGTTCACCAGCCAAGAAATCTCCAGCAGGACCAAAAAGAGATGCAAGGCAGATTTATAATCCTCCTAGGGGGAAATATAGCAGCAGTTTGGGCA TTTATGAGAGGAGCCTTCAGGGGAAGTAG